From Oryzias melastigma strain HK-1 linkage group LG15, ASM292280v2, whole genome shotgun sequence, one genomic window encodes:
- the cuedc1b gene encoding CUE domain-containing protein 1 — protein sequence MPAPRFEAPEAGGNQQAKSYRTWNPPLLGNLPDDFLRILPQQLDSIKSLQSSPSQPSSSSSSMSSVSQRASHSGSGATGGLPGAVGQDEKLKQYLEDERIAMFLQNEEFMRELQRNRDFLIALERDRLKYESKKAKSHHSSSMEGFPGHQCSAASVEAATEDALFRDKLKHMGKSTRKKLFEIARTFSERAKRRLLLKHHLLGTASSTANLLEEVEVNPSEDDGRPRRTNPQEEAEHVS from the exons GTTTGAAGCTCCTGAAGCAGGAGGAAATCAGCAGGCCAAGAGCTACAGGACCTGGAACCCCCCCCTGCTCGGGAATCTTCCAGATGATTTTCTGAGGATCCTGCCACAGCAGTTGGACAGCATCAAG AGCTTACAGAGCAGTCCGTCTCagccttcatcctcctcctcttcaatGTCCTCCGTAAGCCAGCGGGCATCTCACTCTGGGTCTGGAGCCACTGGAGGTCTCCCTGGAGCTGTGGGGCAAGACGAAAAACTGAAGCAGTATCTGGAGGATGAACGCATCGCCATGTTCCTACAGAACGAGGAGTTCATGAGAGAGCTGCAAAGGAACCGGGACTTCCTCATTGCTTTGGAGAGAG ATCGCTTGAAGTATGAGTCAAAGAAAGCAAAGTCCCATCACTCATCTAGCATGGAGGGTTTCCCAG gacaCCAGtgctctgcagcttcagtgGAGGCTGCGACAGAGGACGCCCTATTCAGGGACAAGCTCAAACACATGGGCAAAT CAACCAGGAAGAAACTCTTTGAAATCGCCAGAACCTTTTCTGAGAGGGCAAAGAGGCGGCTGCTCCTGAAGCATCATTT ATTGGGAACCGCCAGCTCCACAGCCAACCTTCTGGAGGAAGTCGAGGTGAACCCTTCTG AGGACGACGGTCGGCCCAGAAGAACAAACCCTCAGGAGGAGGCCGAGCATGTATCATG